One Amorphoplanes digitatis genomic window carries:
- a CDS encoding metal ABC transporter ATP-binding protein: protein MSVVSVQHAAVSYGGRAVLHDVTLDVPAGQVVAILGANGSGKSTLVRTILGLVPLDSGTIELFGTPQRRFRRWARIGYVPQRMGAGSGVPATVGEVVASGRLARRGVFRPSGAADRAAVRAALEDVGLLDRIGDPVSTLSGGQQQRTLIARALAGRPDLLVLDEPTAGVDAASQDAFAVALRHFGGAGGTILLVAHELGPIEPLVDRAVVVHDGRIAYEGAVPEPAGHHAQPGHDHVHPHAAAERPAICVAPTDRMPSR from the coding sequence ATGAGCGTCGTCTCCGTACAGCACGCGGCCGTCTCCTACGGCGGCCGCGCGGTCCTGCACGACGTCACCCTGGACGTCCCGGCCGGCCAGGTCGTCGCGATCCTGGGCGCCAACGGCTCCGGCAAGTCCACGCTGGTCCGCACGATCCTCGGCCTGGTGCCGCTGGACTCGGGCACGATCGAGCTCTTCGGCACGCCGCAGCGCCGGTTCCGGCGGTGGGCCCGGATCGGCTACGTCCCGCAGCGGATGGGCGCCGGCAGCGGCGTGCCGGCGACGGTCGGCGAGGTCGTCGCCTCCGGCCGGCTCGCGCGCCGGGGCGTCTTCCGCCCGTCCGGCGCCGCCGACCGGGCCGCCGTCCGCGCGGCGCTCGAGGACGTCGGCCTGCTGGACCGCATCGGCGACCCGGTGAGCACCCTCTCGGGCGGCCAGCAGCAGCGCACGCTCATCGCCCGCGCCCTTGCCGGGCGGCCCGACCTGCTCGTGCTCGACGAGCCGACGGCCGGCGTCGACGCGGCCAGCCAGGACGCGTTCGCCGTCGCGCTGCGCCATTTCGGCGGCGCCGGCGGCACGATCCTGCTCGTCGCGCACGAGCTCGGCCCGATCGAGCCGCTCGTCGACCGGGCCGTCGTGGTGCACGACGGTCGGATCGCGTACGAGGGCGCGGTGCCGGAGCCCGCCGGGCACCACGCCCAGCCCGGCCACGACCACGTACACCCGCACGCCGCGGCCGAACGGCCCGCGATCTGCGTGGCGCCCACCGACCGGATGCCGTCCCGCTGA
- a CDS encoding ArsR/SmtB family transcription factor, translating to MSSNVAPVTGGYEAYEAAGELLRALSAPIRVAIVAELGAGERCVHELVEKLGAPQPLVSQHLRVLRGAGVVRSARRGREIAYSLVDEHVAHIVADAVSHAREGK from the coding sequence ATGAGCAGTAACGTTGCCCCGGTGACGGGCGGCTACGAGGCTTACGAGGCGGCCGGCGAGCTGCTCCGGGCGCTCTCCGCGCCGATCCGGGTCGCGATCGTCGCGGAGCTCGGCGCCGGGGAACGCTGCGTGCACGAACTGGTCGAGAAGCTGGGGGCGCCCCAGCCGCTGGTCTCGCAGCACCTTCGGGTTCTGCGCGGCGCCGGCGTGGTGCGCAGTGCGCGCCGGGGGCGGGAGATCGCATACTCACTCGTGGACGAACACGTCGCACACATCGTCGCCGACGCCGTGAGTCATGCGAGGGAGGGCAAATGA
- a CDS encoding metal ABC transporter substrate-binding protein, with the protein MMPPRRLLAAVAVALLIGTSAACGDKASGFAADGRLDVVTAFYPLRFLGERIGGDAVAVTDLTKPGAEPHDVELYPRQVGEISDAGLVLYLKGFQPAVDQAVAQEATGRALDAGSVVELLAADAHEDEHGHEPGEHEHAEGGTDPHVWLDPVRFAAVADRLAERLAQADPARADAYRARAAALHAQLDALDAEFATRLRTCERREFITSHTAFRYLADRYGLTEVGITGVSPESEPSPRHLVHVAEQARATGATTIFFETLVSPKVADTIAREVGARTAVLDPLEGITEPGADYFSVMRGNLSALTAALECTS; encoded by the coding sequence ATGATGCCGCCCCGTCGCCTGCTCGCGGCAGTCGCCGTTGCGCTGCTGATCGGCACGAGCGCGGCGTGCGGCGACAAGGCGAGCGGCTTCGCGGCCGACGGCCGGCTCGACGTGGTGACCGCGTTCTATCCGCTGCGGTTCCTCGGCGAGCGGATCGGCGGCGACGCGGTGGCGGTCACCGACCTGACCAAGCCGGGCGCCGAGCCGCACGACGTCGAGCTCTACCCGCGCCAGGTCGGCGAGATCAGCGACGCCGGGCTGGTGCTCTACCTCAAGGGCTTCCAGCCCGCCGTCGACCAGGCCGTCGCGCAGGAGGCGACCGGCCGGGCCCTCGACGCCGGCTCGGTGGTCGAGCTGCTCGCCGCCGACGCGCACGAGGACGAGCACGGGCACGAGCCGGGCGAGCACGAGCACGCCGAGGGCGGCACCGACCCGCACGTCTGGCTCGACCCGGTGCGCTTCGCCGCCGTCGCCGACCGGCTCGCCGAGCGCCTCGCACAGGCCGACCCGGCCCGCGCCGACGCGTACCGTGCCCGGGCCGCGGCGCTGCACGCCCAGCTCGACGCGCTCGACGCCGAGTTCGCGACCCGGCTGCGGACCTGCGAGCGTCGCGAGTTCATCACCAGCCACACCGCGTTCCGCTACCTCGCCGACCGCTACGGGCTGACCGAGGTCGGCATCACCGGCGTCTCCCCCGAGTCGGAGCCGTCGCCGCGGCACCTGGTGCACGTCGCGGAGCAGGCCCGGGCGACCGGCGCCACCACGATCTTCTTCGAGACGCTGGTGAGCCCGAAGGTCGCCGACACCATCGCCCGCGAGGTCGGCGCCCGGACCGCCGTCCTCGATCCCCTCGAAGGGATCACCGAGCCGGGCGCGGACTACTTCTCCGTCATGCGCGGCAACCTGAGCGCCCTTACCGCGGCCCTGGAGTGCACCTCATGA
- a CDS encoding roadblock/LC7 domain-containing protein codes for MTVDPAVLTELGNLRKRVPELSGSVLATADGMVVAHDAHGIEPDSLAALAAAHLALARRFAHAVDHGDLRESVVECDRGYITSYTAGPNALLTLVTSGDANLAMVHLEARRTVRRLVKMLVLEAQATNRTEIPTQMGPSTPLARRTPMATLQNTFRGRQAG; via the coding sequence ATGACGGTGGATCCGGCGGTACTGACGGAACTCGGCAACCTTCGTAAAAGGGTGCCCGAGCTCTCCGGCAGTGTCCTCGCCACCGCCGACGGCATGGTGGTCGCGCACGACGCGCACGGCATCGAGCCGGACAGTCTTGCGGCCCTCGCCGCCGCCCACCTCGCCCTCGCCCGTCGATTCGCGCACGCCGTCGATCACGGTGATCTGCGCGAGTCGGTGGTGGAGTGCGACCGCGGATACATCACCTCGTACACCGCGGGCCCGAACGCCCTGCTGACCCTCGTCACGTCCGGCGACGCCAACCTGGCCATGGTGCACCTCGAGGCACGCCGAACCGTCAGGCGACTCGTGAAGATGCTCGTCCTCGAGGCACAGGCCACGAACCGCACGGAGATACCGACACAGATGGGGCCGAGTACGCCGCTGGCACGGCGTACGCCCATGGCCACCCTGCAGAACACGTTCCGCGGCCGGCAGGCCGGCTGA
- a CDS encoding glycine--tRNA ligase: MPADRIDAVVSLAKRRGLVFGSSEIYGGSRSAWDYGPLGVELKENVRRQWWRTMVQQRDDIVGLDSAVILARDVWAASGHLDAFVDPLTECQSCHKRFRADHLEEAYEQKHGAAPASLSELNCPNCGNKGTFTEPKMFNGLMKTYLGPTESAEGLHYLRPETAQGIFVNFNNVATAARKKPPFGIAQVGKSFRNEITPGNFIFRTREFEQMEMEFFVEPGTDETWHEYWLEQRWNWYRDLGLSETNLRFFEHPKEKLSHYSKRTVDIEYRFQFGGTEFAELEGIANRTDFDLNTHSKHSGVDLSYFDQEKQERWVPYVIEPAAGLTRAVLAFLLEAYDEDEAPNTKGGVDKRTVLRFDPRLAPIKVAVLPLSRNPELSPKARGLADLLRKRWMVEFDDSQAIGRRYRRQDEIGTPFCVTVDFDTLTDDAVTVRDRDTMKQERVSLSQIEDYLIKRLPGC; encoded by the coding sequence ATGCCCGCCGATCGCATCGACGCCGTAGTCAGCCTGGCCAAGCGCAGGGGCCTGGTATTCGGATCCAGCGAGATCTACGGAGGCAGCCGCTCGGCGTGGGACTACGGTCCGCTGGGCGTCGAGCTGAAGGAGAACGTCCGCCGGCAGTGGTGGCGCACCATGGTCCAGCAGCGCGACGACATCGTCGGCCTGGACTCCGCCGTCATCCTCGCCCGCGACGTGTGGGCCGCCTCCGGCCACCTCGACGCGTTCGTCGACCCGCTTACCGAGTGCCAGTCGTGCCACAAGCGGTTCCGCGCCGACCACCTGGAGGAGGCGTACGAGCAGAAGCACGGCGCCGCCCCCGCGTCGCTGAGCGAGCTGAACTGCCCCAACTGCGGCAACAAGGGCACCTTCACCGAGCCGAAGATGTTCAACGGCCTGATGAAGACCTACCTCGGCCCGACCGAGAGCGCCGAAGGGCTGCACTACCTGCGGCCCGAGACCGCGCAGGGCATCTTCGTCAACTTCAACAACGTGGCGACCGCCGCGCGCAAGAAGCCGCCGTTCGGCATCGCGCAGGTCGGCAAGTCGTTCCGCAACGAGATCACCCCCGGCAACTTCATCTTCCGGACCCGCGAGTTCGAGCAGATGGAGATGGAGTTCTTCGTCGAGCCGGGCACCGACGAGACCTGGCACGAGTACTGGCTCGAGCAGCGCTGGAACTGGTACCGCGACCTCGGCCTGTCCGAGACCAACCTGCGCTTCTTCGAGCACCCCAAGGAGAAGCTCTCGCACTACTCGAAGCGCACCGTCGACATCGAGTACCGCTTCCAGTTCGGCGGCACCGAGTTCGCCGAGCTCGAGGGCATCGCCAACCGCACCGACTTCGACCTGAACACCCACTCCAAGCACTCCGGCGTCGACCTGTCGTACTTCGACCAGGAGAAGCAGGAGCGCTGGGTGCCGTACGTGATCGAGCCCGCCGCCGGCCTGACCCGCGCCGTGCTGGCGTTCCTGCTCGAGGCGTACGACGAGGACGAGGCACCCAACACCAAGGGTGGCGTCGACAAGCGCACGGTGTTGCGCTTCGACCCGCGGCTCGCGCCGATCAAGGTCGCGGTGCTGCCGCTCTCGCGCAACCCGGAGCTCTCGCCGAAGGCCCGCGGCCTGGCGGACCTGCTGCGCAAGCGCTGGATGGTGGAGTTCGACGACTCGCAGGCGATCGGGCGCCGCTACCGCCGCCAGGACGAGATCGGCACGCCGTTCTGCGTCACCGTCGACTTCGACACCCTCACCGACGACGCGGTGACCGTCCGCGACCGCGACACCATGAAGCAGGAGCGCGTCAGCCTCAGCCAGATCGAGGACTACCTGATCAAGCGCCTGCCGGGCTGCTAG
- a CDS encoding antibiotic biosynthesis monooxygenase family protein: MLVLNRFVVHPDAQESFTERAHAALAALAERPGYLSGRLTRALDDPAYWTLVTEWESVGAYRRALGGFDVKVHATPLLSESLDEPSAFETLAAAEPGGEVVATASDRAAEPWR, translated from the coding sequence ATGCTGGTGCTCAACCGCTTCGTCGTCCACCCGGACGCGCAGGAATCGTTCACCGAGCGGGCGCACGCCGCCCTCGCCGCGCTGGCGGAACGGCCCGGCTACCTCTCCGGCCGGCTCACCCGCGCGCTGGACGACCCCGCCTACTGGACCCTGGTCACCGAATGGGAGTCCGTGGGAGCGTACCGGCGCGCGCTCGGCGGGTTCGACGTGAAGGTGCACGCCACCCCGCTGCTCTCCGAGTCGCTCGACGAGCCGTCGGCGTTCGAGACCCTCGCCGCCGCCGAGCCCGGTGGCGAGGTCGTGGCCACGGCCAGCGACCGGGCCGCCGAACCCTGGCGCTGA
- a CDS encoding metal ABC transporter permease, producing the protein MDLYQYEFMVRALISALIIGLTAPALGIYLVQRRLSLIGDGIGHVALTGVGVGLLLHQSPVLTAVIVSVVGAIGVELVRERGRTSGDLALALLFYGGIAGGVVLVGLSDSSGNASLMQFLFGSLTTTSRQDLTVIAVLGAAVLIAMLGLRQALFAVCNDEEYARVSGLPVRTLNLLMAVTTAVTVTIAMRTVGLLLVSALMVVPVAAAQQVTRGFRSTMAAAMLIGVGAAAAGITLAGEVNTAPGATIVILAIAVFVALTVGGATWRALRRRAGAGPARAGVEAEPPDVVLQAGAR; encoded by the coding sequence ATCGACCTCTATCAGTACGAGTTCATGGTCCGGGCGCTGATCAGCGCCTTGATCATCGGCCTGACCGCGCCGGCGCTCGGCATCTACCTGGTGCAGCGACGGCTGTCGCTGATCGGTGACGGCATCGGGCACGTGGCGCTGACCGGCGTCGGCGTCGGCCTGCTGCTGCACCAGTCACCCGTGCTGACCGCTGTGATCGTCTCGGTGGTCGGCGCGATCGGCGTCGAGCTGGTGCGCGAGCGTGGCCGTACCTCCGGCGACCTGGCCCTCGCCCTGCTCTTCTACGGCGGCATCGCGGGCGGCGTGGTGCTGGTCGGGCTCTCCGACAGCAGCGGCAACGCCAGCCTGATGCAGTTCCTGTTCGGCTCGCTGACCACCACGTCGCGACAGGACCTGACGGTCATCGCGGTGCTCGGCGCCGCCGTGCTGATCGCGATGCTCGGGCTGCGGCAGGCGCTCTTCGCGGTCTGCAACGACGAGGAGTACGCCCGCGTCTCCGGGCTTCCCGTGCGTACCCTCAATCTCCTGATGGCCGTGACCACGGCCGTGACCGTGACGATCGCCATGCGCACCGTCGGGCTGCTGCTGGTCAGCGCCCTGATGGTGGTCCCGGTCGCCGCGGCCCAGCAGGTCACCCGCGGCTTTCGCAGCACGATGGCCGCGGCCATGCTGATCGGGGTCGGCGCGGCCGCCGCCGGCATCACGCTGGCCGGCGAGGTGAACACCGCGCCCGGCGCCACCATCGTGATCCTGGCCATCGCGGTCTTCGTCGCCCTCACCGTCGGCGGCGCCACCTGGCGCGCGCTTCGCCGGCGCGCCGGCGCGGGCCCGGCGCGGGCGGGGGTGGAGGCGGAGCCGCCGGACGTCGTTCTTCAGGCGGGAGCCCGATGA
- a CDS encoding Fur family transcriptional regulator: MTGQGEGIGDEGTVVRNTKQRTAVSAALAEAEGFNSAQDLHAMLRNRGERVGLTTVYRTLQGLADAGEIDVMRPPGGEHLYRRCSQGHHHHLVCRSCGRAVEVEGPAVETWAEKVAGNHGFVDVSHTMEIFGTCPECADKRS; the protein is encoded by the coding sequence ATGACCGGACAGGGTGAGGGCATCGGGGACGAGGGCACCGTTGTCAGGAACACGAAGCAGCGGACCGCGGTGAGCGCGGCCCTCGCCGAGGCGGAGGGCTTCAACAGCGCGCAGGACCTCCACGCGATGCTGCGCAACCGGGGCGAGCGGGTCGGCCTGACCACCGTCTACCGCACCCTCCAGGGCCTCGCCGACGCGGGCGAGATCGACGTGATGCGCCCGCCGGGCGGCGAGCACCTCTACCGCCGCTGCAGCCAGGGCCACCACCACCATCTGGTCTGCCGTTCCTGCGGGCGGGCCGTCGAGGTGGAGGGCCCGGCCGTCGAGACCTGGGCCGAGAAGGTCGCCGGCAATCACGGCTTCGTCGACGTCTCGCACACCATGGAGATCTTCGGTACCTGTCCGGAGTGCGCCGACAAGCGTTCCTAG
- the dusB gene encoding tRNA dihydrouridine synthase DusB, translating into MSTSPLMLGDHEVWPPVVLAPMAGITNVAFRRLCREQGGGVYVCEMITTRALVERIPKTLKMIEFGADEKFRSLQLYGVDPDVTAAAVRMVAEEGWADHIDLNFGCPVPKVTRRGGGSALPWRRRLFGRIVRQAVQAAAPAGIPLTIKMRKGIDDDHLTYVEAGLIAQEAGVTAVALHARTAEQRYSGTADWDAIATLKQALDVPVLGNGDIWEASDALRMVEHTGVDGVVVGRGCLGRPWLFKDLEAAFAGRASQELPNLGQVAAIMSRHAHLLVDALGDERHGCADFRKHVAWYLKGFPVGGELRRSLAMVTSLAVLDDLLAKLDGAEPFPRESLGQPRGRINAPGKVSLPYGWLESRDDDTVPEGAEMENSGG; encoded by the coding sequence ATGTCGACGTCGCCGCTGATGCTGGGTGACCACGAGGTGTGGCCGCCCGTGGTGTTGGCGCCGATGGCCGGCATCACCAATGTCGCGTTCCGGCGGCTCTGTCGGGAGCAGGGTGGTGGCGTCTACGTGTGCGAGATGATCACCACCCGGGCGCTGGTGGAGCGGATTCCCAAGACGCTGAAGATGATCGAGTTCGGGGCGGACGAGAAGTTCCGCAGCCTCCAGCTCTACGGCGTCGACCCCGACGTGACCGCCGCCGCCGTGCGGATGGTCGCCGAGGAGGGCTGGGCGGACCACATCGACCTGAACTTCGGGTGCCCGGTGCCCAAGGTCACCCGCCGCGGCGGCGGCAGCGCCCTGCCGTGGCGGCGCCGGCTGTTCGGCCGGATCGTGCGGCAGGCGGTCCAGGCTGCGGCCCCGGCCGGCATCCCGCTGACGATCAAGATGCGCAAGGGCATCGACGACGACCACCTGACCTACGTCGAGGCCGGCCTGATCGCGCAGGAGGCCGGCGTCACGGCGGTCGCGCTGCACGCCCGTACGGCGGAGCAGCGCTACTCGGGCACCGCGGACTGGGACGCGATCGCGACCCTCAAGCAGGCCCTCGACGTGCCGGTGCTGGGCAACGGCGACATCTGGGAGGCCTCGGACGCGCTGCGCATGGTCGAGCACACCGGCGTCGACGGCGTGGTCGTCGGGCGCGGCTGCCTGGGCCGGCCCTGGCTGTTCAAGGACCTCGAGGCGGCGTTCGCCGGCCGGGCGTCGCAGGAGCTGCCGAACCTTGGGCAGGTCGCGGCGATCATGTCCCGGCACGCGCACCTGCTGGTGGACGCGCTTGGCGACGAGCGGCACGGCTGCGCGGACTTCCGCAAGCACGTGGCCTGGTACCTGAAGGGCTTCCCGGTCGGCGGCGAGCTGCGCCGCTCGCTGGCGATGGTCACGTCGCTGGCGGTCCTGGACGACCTGCTGGCGAAGCTCGACGGCGCCGAGCCGTTCCCGCGCGAGTCGCTGGGACAGCCACGCGGCCGCATCAACGCGCCCGGCAAGGTGTCGCTGCCGTACGGCTGGCTGGAGAGCCGCGACGACGACACCGTTCCGGAGGGCGCCGAGATGGAGAACAGCGGCGGCTGA